In the genome of Triticum urartu cultivar G1812 chromosome 5, Tu2.1, whole genome shotgun sequence, one region contains:
- the LOC125511564 gene encoding uncharacterized protein LOC125511564 — translation MQALAREARGIWPAAAAAAGRGSRGQVQPSRGIVVQVRDGNLERALQVMERKMRSSGIERLIKRRTEHHVKNSEKRVLARKALMARVRSQELGKNLRDILIKKIRGQ, via the exons ATGCAGGCACTAGCACGAGAGGCGCGGGGGATCTGGCCGGCGGCGGCCGCGGCCGCGGGGAGGGGGAGCCGCGGGCAGGTGCAGCCGTCCCGGGGGATCGTGGTGCAGGTGAGGGACGGCAACCTGGAGCGCGCGCTCCAGGTGATGGAGCGGAAGATGCGGTCCAGCGGCATCGAGCGGCTCATCAAGCGCCGGACGGAGCACCACGTCAAGAACTCCGAGAAGCGCGTGCTCGCGCGCAAGGCTCTCATGGCGCGCGTCCGCTCCCAGGAGCTCGGCAAGAATCTCCGCGATATCCTCATCAAGAAGATCAG GGGTCAGTAA